The genome window GGCACGGGCGTGAACGTGTGCGTCTACCGGACGGCCGAGAAGAAGGACTGAGCGGCGGGAGGACAGGGCCGTATCGGCACATCGGATTTGCCGATACGGCAAGAAGGGTGGCCGTTCTCCGGTGCGTCGGAGCAAGCTGACGGCACCCGGAAGAGAGGCTCACCGTCATGGGACAGCACCACCACGGCCATCAGCACGACCACGGCCATCAGCATCACACCGACCTCGACTGGGCCGCGCTGGCCGAGCACCTGGAGGGGCAGGCGGAGCTGTTCGCGCCGCTGAACCGGCAAGCCGCCGCCTGGGTGGCCGCGCGGCAGCCCGAACCGGGACTGGTCGTCGACGTCGGCAGCGGGCCGGGGGTCGTGACCTGTCTGCTGGCCGATCGGTTCCCCGGCGCCCGGGTCGTCGCCCTGGACGGCTCCGGGCCCCTGCTGGAGCGGGCCCGCGCCCGTGCCGAACGCCAGGGCCTCGCCGACCGGTTCGACACCCTGGAGGCCGAACTGCCGCACGGCCTGGGCGACGTGAACTATCCCGCCGACCTGCTCTGGGCCAGCCGCAGCCTGCACCACCTCGGCGACCAGCGGGCCGCCCTCGCCGCCTTCGCCGAACGCCTCGCGCCCGGCGGCGTTCTGGCCCTCGTCGAGGGTGGGCTGCCCAGCCGTTTCCTGCCGCGTGACATCGGCATCGGACGCCCCGGGCTCCAGTCGCGGCTCGACGCGGCGGAGGACCGGTGGTTCGGCGAGATGCGGGCCGCGCAGCCCGGCAGCGTCCCGGAGGTCGAGGACTGGCCGGGGCTGCTCACCGCCGTGGGCCTGCGCGACGCCACCTCCCGCACCTTTCTGCTGGACCTGCCGGCCCCGGTCCCGGAGGCCGCCCGTGCCTACGCCGTGGACCAGTTCCGGCGCGGCCGGGGCATGCTCGCGGAGTTCCTCGACGCCTCCGACCTCGCCACCGTCGACCGGCTCCTCGACCCCGACGACAAGGCGGGCCTGCACCACCGAACGGACCTCTTCGTCCTCGCGGCCCACACGGTGCACGTGGCGCGGCGGTGACGTTCCGGGGTGCCGGGCTTGCGATCTCCCTGCCGGCCCGGCAGCGGACGCGTCGCCCGTCCCGGCCCGTACGCACGTCCCGGCCCGTACGCACGTCCCGGCCCGTACGCACGAGACCGCCCGCCGGAGGTCGTCCGGTGGGCGGTCTCGTCGATCGGTGTGAGCCGGGGCCGGGCCGTGGGTGTCGGCCGTGCTCAGGCCTGGTTGAAGGTCGCCGGGTCCGGGCCGATGCGGCGGTCCTCGTTCAGCGCGCTGATCGCGGCGATGTCCTCGGTGTCCAGGGAGAAGTCGAAGACCTCGATGTTCTCCTTGATGCGGGACGGGGTCACGGACTTGGGGATGACCACGTTGCCCAGCTGGAGGTGCCAGCGCAGGACCACCTGGGCCGGGGTACGGCCGTGCTTCTGCGCGATCGCGATGATCGCCGGGACCTCCAGGAGCCCCTTGCCCTGGCCGAGCGGCGACCATGCCTCGGTGGCGATGCCCTGCTCCGCGTGGTACTCACGCGCGGCGAGCTGCTGAAGGTGCGGGTGCAGCTCGATCTGGTTGACCGCCGGGATGACGTCCGTGGCCTCGATCAGCGTCTCCAGGTGCTCCGGAAGGAAGTTGGAGACACCGATGGCCTTGGCGCGCCCGTCGGCGTAGAGCTTCTCGAACGCCTTGAACGTGTCGACGAACGTGCCCTTGGCCGGCATCGGCCAGTGGATCAGATACAGGTCCACGTACTCCAGGCCCAGCTTGTCCAGGGACTCGTCGAAGGCGCGGAGGGTGGAGTCGTGGCCCTGGTCGGCGTTCCAGAGCTTGGTGGTGACGAAGAGGTCCTTGCGGGCGACGCCCGCCTTGGCGAGGGCCTTGCCGGTGCCCTCCTCGTTGCCGTAGATCGCGGCCGTGTCGATGCTGCGGTAGCCGGCCTCCAGCGCGGTGGTGACCGCCCGCTCGGCCTCGTCGTCCGGCACCTGCCACACGCCGAAGCCCAGCTGGGGCATCTCGACGCCGTTGTTCAGGATGATCGGGGGGACCTTGCTGCTCACGAGCTCTCGATCCTTAAGTCGTCGGTTGGTGCTTCCCATCGTCAACGATCACGGCCCGCCGTGCATTCCTGAGCGGGCCGCTCAGGACCCGAATCACAGCCCCGACCGCAGAATGGCCGGAAATGGATCGGGCGATTCAAGAGTATCGGTCTGGACCATTGACCGGACACTGTCACGCGGGGAGTCTGTCCTCTGCCGCATCACGCGTCGGTGAATTATGGTCACATACGTGAATGGATGGCTCATGGCCCCCACACGAAGGAACCTCCTCGGCGCCGCGCTCGGCGGTGCCGCGGCGGCGACCGTCGCGACTCCGGCCCCCGCCGCGCACGCCGCCTCCTGGCAGTTGAAGTGGTCCCCCTCGGCGAGCGCCGACGGGCTGCGCGCCTTCGAGACCCTGGAGGACGACCGCGCCGACTCGCACACCTCTGCCGCGCCGCACATCCACGCCACCGGTGACAGTTGGCGGTTCGACATGCACACCGTCGACCGGGACACCTCCACCGACCGCCAGCGCCACGAGGTCACCGGCCTGCGCACGAGCGGCGGGTTCCTGCGCTGGACCGAGGGACAGACCTGGCGCGTCACCTACGAGATGTACATCCCGACCTCGCTGAAGGCGACCACCAGCTTCACGCACATCATGCAGATGAAGCAGCCCGGCGCCGGCACCTCGCCGCTCGTCGTGCAGTCCCTGCGCCGGGATGGGGGCACCTCCCGCTCGGGCGAAGCCGAGAGTGGGGGAGGGGCACAGACCATCGAACTGAAGCTGCCGATCGACGACATCCTGATCGGCCGCACCGACCTGGCGCCCCTGCACAACTCCTGGGTGGACGTCGACTTCCAGGTCAAGGTCGGCAAGGGCGCGGCCGGTTCGGTGCGTTGGATCCTCAAGAAGGGCTCGACCACCCTCATCGACGTCTCCCGCGGCGGCGTCGACACCTTCCTCGCCGACCGGCTGCGCCCCAAGTGGGGCATCTACCGTTCTCTCGGCGACACTTCGGGCTCCCTGCGGAACTGCCATCTGCTGCTGCGGAACATGAAGGGCTATCAACTGGTCTGACCGGGAGGGCGGTTCGGCCGGCGGACGGGGCTCACGCCCGGTACAGCGCCTCCACCTCGGTGCCGTACGCCTTCTCGATCGCCTTCCGCTTCAGCTTCAGCGAAGGCGTCAGCAGACCGTGCTCCTCGGTGAACTGGTGCGCGAGGATCCGGAACGTACGGATCGACTCGGCCTGCGAGACCAGGGTGTTGGCGGCGACCACCGCCCGCCGCACCTCGGTCTCCAGCTCCGGATCGCGCACCAGCTCCGCCGGTGACAGCTTCGCCTTGTGGTGCATCTGGAGCCAGTGCTCGACCGCCTCCGAGTCCAGTGTGACGAGCGCGGCGATGTACGGACGGTCGTTGCCGACGACGATGCACTGGGCGACCAGCGGATGGTCGCGCACCCGCTCCTCCAGGATCACGGGCGAGACGCTCTTGCCGCCCGAGGTCACCAGGATCTCCTTCTTGCGCCCGGTGATCGTGAGATAGCCGTCCTCGTCGAGGGAGCCCAGGTCACCGGTGGCGAGCCAGCCGTCGTGCAGGGTCTCGTCGGTGGCCTTGGGGTTGTTCAGATAGCCCTGGAAGACATTGGGGCCGCGCAGCCAGATCTCGCCGTCGTCCGCGATGTGCACGGTCATGCCCGGGATGGGCTGGCCGACCGTGCCGTACCGGGTGCGCTCCGGCGGGTTGGCGGTCGCCGCCGCCGTGCACTCCGTCAGCCCGTAGCCCTCGAAGATATGGACGCCCGCGCCCGCGAAGAACAGCCCGAGCCGCCGGTCCATCGCGGAGCCGCCGGACATCGCGTACTTGATCCGGCCGCCCATCGCCTCCCGGATCTTGCCGTAGACCATCTTGTCGAAGAACTGGTGCTGCATCCGCAGCGTCGCCGACGGGCCGGGACCGGTGCCCCAGGCCCGCGCCTCCATCGCGTCCGCGTACTTCACGGCGACCTCGACGGCCTTCTCGAAGGGCCCGGCCTTGCCCTCGCGCTCGGCCTTGCGGCGGCTCGCGTTGAAGACCTTCTCGAAGATGTACGGCACCGCGAGGAAGAACGTCGGCTTGAAGGCGGCCAGGTCGGGCAGCAGCACGGCCGCGTTGAGCTGGGGCTGATGACCGAATTTGACCTTCCCGCGAATGCCCGCGACCTGCACCATCCGCCCGAAGACGTGCGCGAGCGGCAGGAACAGCAGCGTCGCCGCCTCGTCGCCCCGGCGGGACTTGAACAGCGGCGCCCAGCGCTCGATGACCGTGTCCGCCTCGACCGTGAAGTTGGCGTGCGAGATCACACAGCCCTTGGGGCGGCCCGTCGTGCCGGAGGTGTAGATGATCGTCGCGATCGACTCGGGGGTCACCGCCCGCCGGTGCCGGTGCACCACCTCGTCGTCGAGGTGCGCCCCCGACTCGTACAGCTCCTGCACCGCGCCCACGTCCAGCTGCCAGAGCCGGCGCAGCTGGGGCAGCCGGTCGATGACGGTGGCGACGGTCATCGCGTGGTCCTCGTGTTCGACCATGGCCGCCGTGCACTGGGAGTCGTACAGCATCCAGAAGACCTGCTCGGCGGAGGAGGTCGGGTAGACCGGGACGACCTGGGCGCCGACGGTCCACAGCGCGTAGTCGAAGAGGGTCCACTCGTAGCGCGTACGGCACATGATGGCGACCCGGTCGCCGAACCGGATGCCCTGCGCCAGCAGCCCTTTCGCCAGCGCGAGGACCTCGTCGCGGAACTCGGCGGAGGTCAGGTCGTGCCATTCGCCCCGCTCGTCCTTGCGGCCGAGGGCGACATAGGTGGGGTCCTCCTGGGCGTACTCGAAGACGACGTCGGCCAGGCCGCCCACCGGCGGCGCCGACGCCAACGGAGGGTTGGTGAACTCGCGCAAACCCGCTCCTCGTGGCGCTCCGCACAGCGCGTGAAAGCTACCTCACCGCGAGAACGGGCGGGAGGGTTGTGGAGGGGGCGCATTGGGAGGCGTGGCGTGAGTGAGCGCCGATAAACATACGCAGATGGGGAGGTCTCCGGCGTAATTCCTGACGCCTCGGCAAGTCCGGGCAGGGCAATCTCCACCGAACCCGCACGCCGCGGTTACGGTCCGCGTCCCCGTGGACACGGTCTGGCCTGGGCAAACGCGAACACCGCTCACGTCCGACGCGCCACCCCGAGCTCACGTCCGACGCGCCCTCGCTCACGTCCGACGCGCCGACGTCCCCCGGACGCGGGCCGCCCGTCACACCCCGCGCGCTTGGCCGTGGAGCCGGTCGCCGCCGGAGAGGATGGCCGCCGCGAGGGCGTCCGCCGCGCCCGCCGCCGCTCCCGGGCGGCGGCCGTGGACGAGGACGAAGTCGACCTCGCCCAACTCCGGCAGCCCGGCCCGCTCCGGGACACGGACCAGACCGGGGGGCACCAGACGGCGGGAATGCGCCATCACGCCGAGGCCCGCGCGGGCGGCGGCGATCAGTCCGTTGAGGCTGCCGCTGGTGCAGGCGACGCGCCAGGACCGGCCCTCGCGCTCCAGCGCCTCCAGCGCCAGGGCCCGGGTGATGCCCGGCGGCGGATAGACGATCAGCGGCACCGGGCGGTCGGGGTCGAGGCGGAGCCGCTCCGCGCCGATCCAGACGAGCCTGTCCGTCCACACCGGCTCGCCGTGCGGGTCCTCCGGGCGGCGTTTGGCCAGCACCAGGTCGAGCTTGCCCGCCGTGAGCTGCTCGTGCAGCGTGCCCGACAGCTCGACGGTCAGCTCCAGATCCACCTCGGGATGGTCGTGCCGGAACGCCTCCAGGATCTCCGGGAGCCGGGTCAGCACGAAGTCCTCCGACGCGCCGAAGCGCAGCCGCCCGCGCAGCCGGGTCCCGGTGAAGAACGCCGTCGCCTGCTCGTGCACCTCAAGGAGCCGCCGGGCGAAGCCGAGCATCGCCTCGCCGTCCTCCGTCAGCTCCACCGCGTGCGTGTCCCGGGAGAACAGCTGCCGCCCGGCCGCGTCCTCCAGCCGCCGCACATGCTGGCTGACCGTGGACTGCCGCAGCCCCAGCCGCCGGGCCGCCTGCGTGAAGCTCAGCGTCTGGGCCACGGCGAGGAAGGTGCGCAAGTGGGAGGGGTCGTACACGATCGCCACCCTACCCGCTTATCGCGAAAGGCGATGACAGTAAGAGCGGTATGACGGATTCCCGATCAAGGGTCCGAGGAGGACGATGGAGCGGGGCCTTTCGGCCTTGAAGCACCCACCCGCATCACCCGCATCACCCGCGTCACCATTGCCCTCATCGAAAGCACGTGGAGCACAGTGAAACGCCTGAAGTGGCCGAGTCGGATGCCGATCGATCCGTACATCCCGCTGTTGCTGGGGACGGTGGGCGTCGCGGTGCTCCTCCCGGCGCGGGGTACGGCCGCCGAGGTCGCGTCGGGCGCGTCCACGGCCGCGATCGCCTTGCTCTTCTTCCTCTACGGGGCCCGGCTCTCCACCCGCGAGGCCCTCGACGGCCTCAAGCACTGGCGGCTCCACATCACCGTCCTGGCCTGCACGTTCGTACTGTTCCCGCTGCTGGGCCTGGCGGCCCGCGGCCTCGAACCGGTGTTCCTGAGCCACTCCCTCTACACCGGGCTGCTCTTCCTCACCCTCGTCCCGTCGACCGTCCAGTCGTCGATCGCCTTCACCTCGATGGCCCGGGGCAACGTCCCCGCCGCGATCTGCGCGGGCTCCTTCTCCTCCCTCGCGGGCATCGTCATCACCCCGCTCCTCGCGGCGGCCCTGATCGGCGGCAGCGTCGGCGGGTTCTCCGCCGACTCGGTGCTGAAGATCGTCCTCCAGCTGCTGGTGCCGTTCGTCGCCGGACAGCTCACCCGCCGCTGCGGAATCAGGCGGAGCCGCGCGAAGCGCGTCAGGCAGGGTGGTGGTGGGAGACGGGCGGGCGGCTTCATCACCCGGCACAAGCAGATCCTCGGGCTCGTCGACCGGGGCTCGATCCTCCTCGTCGTCTATGTCGCGTTCAGCGAGGGCATGGTGCGCGGGATCTGGAGCCAGGTCAGCCCGCTGCGGCTCGGCGGACTCCTCGTCGTCGAGGCCGTGCTGCTCGCGGTGATGCTGCTGCTCACCTGGTACGGCGGCAAGGCCCTGCGCTTCGACCGGGAGGACCGGATCGTCATCCAGTTCGCCGGCTCGAAGAAGTCCCTCGCCGCCGGACTGCCCATGGCGAGCGTCCTGTTCGGCCCCGAGGCCTCCCTCGCCGTCCTGCCGCTGATGCTGTTCCACCAGATGCAGCTGATGGTCTGCGCCGTCATCGCCAAGCGCCGCGCCAAGGACCCGGTGGAGGACGCCGCGGGCGAGTCGGCGGACGGGGCGGCGGGCGAGTCGGCGGGCGAGTCGGCGGACGGGGCGTCGGTCACGGAGCGGCCAGACGAAGCGATACGAACCGCGGTCGGTACAGGGACACGTTCCGCGTGATGTTCAGCTGCGCCGCCGCCGCGTCGGCGTCCAGCCAGTTGACGTCGTAGCTGAGCACCAGCCGCCCGTCGTCGCCGACCGCCCGGTGCGCCTGCGGGTTGTACGCCGCGACACCGGCGTTCGGCAGCGGGAGACTGAACCCCTTGGTGGGCCCGTGCCAGGGCCCGGTGGGGGAACAGGCCCAGTACGCGGTCACCGTCGTCAGCCCCGCCGTCCCGGCGGCCATGGTGAGCAGCACATATGTACGGCCGTCCCGTACGACGGTGAAGGCGCTGCCGACCCCCTTGTCCGCCCCGTTCCCGAGCACCGCCGTCGGCCGCCCCCGCACCGCCCAGCGCCCGCCGTCCCAGTACTCCCACGCCCCCGGCTCCCCGAGCCGGCCGCGCGGCACCCGGGCGACATGGGCGTGCGAGGTCGGCCGGGAGGCGGCCTGGGCGTCGGTGCCGCCGAAGACGTACGTCCACTCGCCCGCGTCCACGGCCGTCGTCCCGAACAGCACCCGCCGGGCCGGATCGGCGACCGACGCCTGGTCCAGCACCGTCGTGATCCCCTCCAGCCGCAGATCCGGCAGCGACAGCGTGGCCACCTCGGTCGCGGTGGGCACCCCGTAGATCCACGGCGACCGCCCCGCCGTACGCGTCCACAGCAGCACCCGCACGACCTTCTCGGCCGAGCCGGGGGAGCGGGGCTCGACCCGGGCGGCCACCGGCCAGCGCCACCGGTCGGGGCCCGGATCCGGGAAGACCGGCGCGGGGAGCGTGGCTTCGAGGCGGCCCGAGGGGGACATCACCACGGCCGAGTTGCGCACCAGGGGCGTCGAGACGTCCCGCCAGGTGACCGACTCACCGGCCGGGTTGGGCGGCGGGAACACCTGGCCCAGATAGGTGTCCGAGAACAGCCACAGCACCCGGCCGTCCGGCAGCCGCACCGAGTGGG of Streptomyces phaeolivaceus contains these proteins:
- a CDS encoding class I SAM-dependent methyltransferase, with the translated sequence MGQHHHGHQHDHGHQHHTDLDWAALAEHLEGQAELFAPLNRQAAAWVAARQPEPGLVVDVGSGPGVVTCLLADRFPGARVVALDGSGPLLERARARAERQGLADRFDTLEAELPHGLGDVNYPADLLWASRSLHHLGDQRAALAAFAERLAPGGVLALVEGGLPSRFLPRDIGIGRPGLQSRLDAAEDRWFGEMRAAQPGSVPEVEDWPGLLTAVGLRDATSRTFLLDLPAPVPEAARAYAVDQFRRGRGMLAEFLDASDLATVDRLLDPDDKAGLHHRTDLFVLAAHTVHVARR
- a CDS encoding aldo/keto reductase; the protein is MSSKVPPIILNNGVEMPQLGFGVWQVPDDEAERAVTTALEAGYRSIDTAAIYGNEEGTGKALAKAGVARKDLFVTTKLWNADQGHDSTLRAFDESLDKLGLEYVDLYLIHWPMPAKGTFVDTFKAFEKLYADGRAKAIGVSNFLPEHLETLIEATDVIPAVNQIELHPHLQQLAAREYHAEQGIATEAWSPLGQGKGLLEVPAIIAIAQKHGRTPAQVVLRWHLQLGNVVIPKSVTPSRIKENIEVFDFSLDTEDIAAISALNEDRRIGPDPATFNQA
- a CDS encoding Tat pathway signal sequence domain protein, which gives rise to MAPTRRNLLGAALGGAAAATVATPAPAAHAASWQLKWSPSASADGLRAFETLEDDRADSHTSAAPHIHATGDSWRFDMHTVDRDTSTDRQRHEVTGLRTSGGFLRWTEGQTWRVTYEMYIPTSLKATTSFTHIMQMKQPGAGTSPLVVQSLRRDGGTSRSGEAESGGGAQTIELKLPIDDILIGRTDLAPLHNSWVDVDFQVKVGKGAAGSVRWILKKGSTTLIDVSRGGVDTFLADRLRPKWGIYRSLGDTSGSLRNCHLLLRNMKGYQLV
- a CDS encoding AMP-dependent synthetase/ligase — protein: MREFTNPPLASAPPVGGLADVVFEYAQEDPTYVALGRKDERGEWHDLTSAEFRDEVLALAKGLLAQGIRFGDRVAIMCRTRYEWTLFDYALWTVGAQVVPVYPTSSAEQVFWMLYDSQCTAAMVEHEDHAMTVATVIDRLPQLRRLWQLDVGAVQELYESGAHLDDEVVHRHRRAVTPESIATIIYTSGTTGRPKGCVISHANFTVEADTVIERWAPLFKSRRGDEAATLLFLPLAHVFGRMVQVAGIRGKVKFGHQPQLNAAVLLPDLAAFKPTFFLAVPYIFEKVFNASRRKAEREGKAGPFEKAVEVAVKYADAMEARAWGTGPGPSATLRMQHQFFDKMVYGKIREAMGGRIKYAMSGGSAMDRRLGLFFAGAGVHIFEGYGLTECTAAATANPPERTRYGTVGQPIPGMTVHIADDGEIWLRGPNVFQGYLNNPKATDETLHDGWLATGDLGSLDEDGYLTITGRKKEILVTSGGKSVSPVILEERVRDHPLVAQCIVVGNDRPYIAALVTLDSEAVEHWLQMHHKAKLSPAELVRDPELETEVRRAVVAANTLVSQAESIRTFRILAHQFTEEHGLLTPSLKLKRKAIEKAYGTEVEALYRA
- a CDS encoding LysR substrate-binding domain-containing protein; the encoded protein is MYDPSHLRTFLAVAQTLSFTQAARRLGLRQSTVSQHVRRLEDAAGRQLFSRDTHAVELTEDGEAMLGFARRLLEVHEQATAFFTGTRLRGRLRFGASEDFVLTRLPEILEAFRHDHPEVDLELTVELSGTLHEQLTAGKLDLVLAKRRPEDPHGEPVWTDRLVWIGAERLRLDPDRPVPLIVYPPPGITRALALEALEREGRSWRVACTSGSLNGLIAAARAGLGVMAHSRRLVPPGLVRVPERAGLPELGEVDFVLVHGRRPGAAAGAADALAAAILSGGDRLHGQARGV
- a CDS encoding bile acid:sodium symporter family protein, which encodes MPIDPYIPLLLGTVGVAVLLPARGTAAEVASGASTAAIALLFFLYGARLSTREALDGLKHWRLHITVLACTFVLFPLLGLAARGLEPVFLSHSLYTGLLFLTLVPSTVQSSIAFTSMARGNVPAAICAGSFSSLAGIVITPLLAAALIGGSVGGFSADSVLKIVLQLLVPFVAGQLTRRCGIRRSRAKRVRQGGGGRRAGGFITRHKQILGLVDRGSILLVVYVAFSEGMVRGIWSQVSPLRLGGLLVVEAVLLAVMLLLTWYGGKALRFDREDRIVIQFAGSKKSLAAGLPMASVLFGPEASLAVLPLMLFHQMQLMVCAVIAKRRAKDPVEDAAGESADGAAGESAGESADGASVTERPDEAIRTAVGTGTRSA
- a CDS encoding DUF4185 domain-containing protein, producing the protein MSDDAGARQRTGAGPVLILALVLALAAVLLTALPDDDREGGGTCTARTVRDWDPDASLTGEFTRYGDDTTRTDDWTGGDGTHSVRLPDGRVLWLFSDTYLGQVFPPPNPAGESVTWRDVSTPLVRNSAVVMSPSGRLEATLPAPVFPDPGPDRWRWPVAARVEPRSPGSAEKVVRVLLWTRTAGRSPWIYGVPTATEVATLSLPDLRLEGITTVLDQASVADPARRVLFGTTAVDAGEWTYVFGGTDAQAASRPTSHAHVARVPRGRLGEPGAWEYWDGGRWAVRGRPTAVLGNGADKGVGSAFTVVRDGRTYVLLTMAAGTAGLTTVTAYWACSPTGPWHGPTKGFSLPLPNAGVAAYNPQAHRAVGDDGRLVLSYDVNWLDADAAAAQLNITRNVSLYRPRFVSLRLAAP